In the genome of Sphaeramia orbicularis chromosome 13, fSphaOr1.1, whole genome shotgun sequence, one region contains:
- the LOC115432022 gene encoding protein YIF1B-like isoform X1 produces MDYTAAQSGFRQRKLQPNIRARNTTMDSSETSQLFEDTSGPGSQPGYRNQQAGHQEGFPGHSLLSDPMSNLAMAYGSSLASQGREMVDKNIDRFIPISKLKYYFAVDTVYVGKKLGLLIFPYMHENWEVSYQQDTPVAPRFDVNAPDLYIPAMGFITYILVAGLALGTQNRFSPELLGVQASSAFVWLIMEVLAVLLSLYLVTVNTDLTTIDLLAFSGYKYVGMIVGVVAGLLFGRPAYYLSLLWCCAAIFVFMIRTLRLKLLSEAAAEGRLVRGARNQLRMYLTMSIAAAQPIFMYWLTYHLIK; encoded by the exons ATGGATTACACTGCAGCTCAAAGTGGGTTCAGACAGCGTAAGTTAC AGCCCAATATACGTGCAAGAAACACCACCATGGATTCATCAGAGACCAGTCAGCTTTTTGAAGACACCAGTGGACCTGGGTCACAGCCAGGTTACAG GAACCAACAGGCTGGACATCAGGAAGGGTTTCCAGGCCATTCCCTGTTGTCAGACCCCATGTCTAACCTGGCCATGGCTTATGGCAGCTCATTGGCATCACAGGGAAGGGAAATGGTGGATAAGAAT ATTGACAGGTTTATCCCCATCTCTAAGCTGAAATACTACTTTGCTGTGGATACAGTATATGTAGGAAAGAAGCTGGGTCTCCTCATTTTCCCTTATATGCATGAG AACTGGGAGGTGAGTTACCAGCAGGACACTCCTGTGGCTCCACGCTTTGACGTGAATGCTCCTGATCTGTACATTCCTGCCATGGGATTCATCACGTACATACTGGTGGCTGGACTGGCCCTCGGCACACAGAACAG ATTTTCCCCAGAGCTGCTGGGAGTTCAGGCCAGCTCAGCGTTCGTGTGGCTGATCATGGAGGTGCTGGCTGTACTTTTGTCTCTCTATTTGGTGACTGTAAACACCGACCTCACCACCATAGACCTGTTGGCTTTCTCTGGATACAAATATGTTGG GATGATTGTTGGTGTAGTAGCCGGTCTGCTGTTTGGAAGGCCAGCGTATTATCTGTCTTTACTGTGGTGCTGTGCTGCTATATTTGTCTTTATG atTCGAACTCTGCGTCTGAAGCTTCTATCCGAGGCAGCGGCAGAGGGGCGGCTGGTGAGAGGAGCCAGAAACCAGCTGAGGATGTACCTCACTATGTCTATAGCAGCAGCGCAGCCCATCTTCATGTACTGGCTCACCTACCATCTCATCAAATAA
- the LOC115432022 gene encoding protein YIF1B-like isoform X2, translated as MDYTAAQSGFRQQPNIRARNTTMDSSETSQLFEDTSGPGSQPGYRNQQAGHQEGFPGHSLLSDPMSNLAMAYGSSLASQGREMVDKNIDRFIPISKLKYYFAVDTVYVGKKLGLLIFPYMHENWEVSYQQDTPVAPRFDVNAPDLYIPAMGFITYILVAGLALGTQNRFSPELLGVQASSAFVWLIMEVLAVLLSLYLVTVNTDLTTIDLLAFSGYKYVGMIVGVVAGLLFGRPAYYLSLLWCCAAIFVFMIRTLRLKLLSEAAAEGRLVRGARNQLRMYLTMSIAAAQPIFMYWLTYHLIK; from the exons ATGGATTACACTGCAGCTCAAAGTGGGTTCAGACAGC AGCCCAATATACGTGCAAGAAACACCACCATGGATTCATCAGAGACCAGTCAGCTTTTTGAAGACACCAGTGGACCTGGGTCACAGCCAGGTTACAG GAACCAACAGGCTGGACATCAGGAAGGGTTTCCAGGCCATTCCCTGTTGTCAGACCCCATGTCTAACCTGGCCATGGCTTATGGCAGCTCATTGGCATCACAGGGAAGGGAAATGGTGGATAAGAAT ATTGACAGGTTTATCCCCATCTCTAAGCTGAAATACTACTTTGCTGTGGATACAGTATATGTAGGAAAGAAGCTGGGTCTCCTCATTTTCCCTTATATGCATGAG AACTGGGAGGTGAGTTACCAGCAGGACACTCCTGTGGCTCCACGCTTTGACGTGAATGCTCCTGATCTGTACATTCCTGCCATGGGATTCATCACGTACATACTGGTGGCTGGACTGGCCCTCGGCACACAGAACAG ATTTTCCCCAGAGCTGCTGGGAGTTCAGGCCAGCTCAGCGTTCGTGTGGCTGATCATGGAGGTGCTGGCTGTACTTTTGTCTCTCTATTTGGTGACTGTAAACACCGACCTCACCACCATAGACCTGTTGGCTTTCTCTGGATACAAATATGTTGG GATGATTGTTGGTGTAGTAGCCGGTCTGCTGTTTGGAAGGCCAGCGTATTATCTGTCTTTACTGTGGTGCTGTGCTGCTATATTTGTCTTTATG atTCGAACTCTGCGTCTGAAGCTTCTATCCGAGGCAGCGGCAGAGGGGCGGCTGGTGAGAGGAGCCAGAAACCAGCTGAGGATGTACCTCACTATGTCTATAGCAGCAGCGCAGCCCATCTTCATGTACTGGCTCACCTACCATCTCATCAAATAA